One window of Pieris napi chromosome 1, ilPieNapi1.2, whole genome shotgun sequence genomic DNA carries:
- the LOC125053003 gene encoding endothelial lipase-like, producing the protein MLHLVDIMEPIDYNIIYQIRKNPMSHRYWLYSRYNPTTPQVISHGTKQSILNSNFNKDKDIVFLVHGWFGSGDNKMNRMLTDAFLRKKDVNIIVVDWSALATRNYMTAKRGVATIGQQLGEFINWLYKEFNVSYNNIHLVGFSLGAHLVGNAGKATQGRVKRITGLDPAGPLWKHDKNRLNKTGAQYVEIIHTNTALYGFSELCGHADFFPNGGDIMPGCWFNVCSHSKGYEYMAATILYNHLVARECFTLKNVEDDKCFGDMYPMGNGVLSKSRSGIFRVNTGNRFPF; encoded by the exons ATGCTTCATTTAGTAGATATTATGGAGCCGattgattataatataatttatcaaattagAAAGAATCCTATGAGTCATCGTTACTGGTTGTATTCTAG GTATAATCCCACAACACCGCAAGTAATCAGTCACGGCACAAAACAGTCAATCCTGAACTCAAACTTTAATAAAGATAAGGACATCGTTTTCTTAGTTCATGGATGGTTTGGCAGTGGagataataaaatgaatagaATGCTAACTGACG cATTCCTTCGTAAAAAAGACGTAAATATTATAGTAGTAGATTGGAGTGCTCTAGCAACCAGAAATTATATGACTGCAAAAAGAGGAGTGGCTACTATTGGTCAACAGCTGGGAGAGTTTATTAACTGGCTTTATAAGGAATTTAATGTATCATATAATAACATTCATTTAGTTGGATTCAGTTTGGGTGCCCATTTAGTCGGAAATGCTGGGAAGGCCACCCAAGGTCGCGTTAAAAGAATAACag GTTTAGATCCAGCCGGTCCCTTATGGAAACATGACAAGAATCGTCTAAATAAAACAGGCGCCCAGTATGTGGAAATAATACACACAAACACAGCATTGTATGGGTTTTCCGAGCTTTGTGGGCATGCAGACTTCTTTCCCAACGGAGGTGATATCATGCCCGGATGTTGGTTCAATGTTTGCTCACACAGCAAAGGATATGAATATATGGCagctacaattttatataatcatCTAGTCGCCAGAGAATGCTTCACATTGAAAAATGTGGAAGACGACAAATGCTTTGGAGATATGTATCCCATGGGAAATGGTGTTTTGTCTAAGTCaag ATCAGGCATATTTCGAGTTAATACTGGCAACCgctttcctttttaa